A part of Lactobacillus sp. ESL0700 genomic DNA contains:
- a CDS encoding O-antigen ligase family protein has protein sequence MKEKARTVLFWFILSQPFLDLYWFYHGKLANILPFTLPTIIRILAVGVLLGLFLSQRESWRKLGQRKWLVAYLALLVIYSALHLVHVRIFTSINPTGYGYSTISEAFYLIRMALPLIVLFLTDELDFGQKQLRLVIEGVSGLFSGTIVLSNLFVVSLKSYETGTISANIFMWFFNPNIGYSHMASKGFFNFTNMISAVLFMLLPLMMYYLFTEFNWLTITLNVVQALAMIEIGTKVAAIGLIGGIIISCLLFAFHKYIIKDVKKGGWAILVAILIELGSLVILPFGPAIQRYNYEIYLAKQSDHDLTAETRELKAGLAKYPQGKKRDDFLRSFIKENYQAYALNPKFVFKSYPYQYDPEFWLKIMNEPGQTRMQNRHIEQAMLNQVVKTNNNRLDKFFGISYTRENNIFNLERDFSAQIYALGWLGMLLFVGPYLAVLAYGIYQWLKCRAARTYLVSSLILASLFVLLAAFSSGNVLDFLTASFLLAFIDGNLLRQVKHN, from the coding sequence TTGAAAGAAAAAGCAAGAACCGTTTTGTTTTGGTTCATTCTCAGTCAACCATTTTTGGACTTATATTGGTTTTATCACGGCAAGCTTGCCAATATTTTGCCCTTCACCTTGCCAACAATTATTCGAATTTTAGCTGTTGGCGTTTTGCTCGGCCTCTTTTTAAGTCAGCGAGAATCGTGGCGCAAACTTGGCCAGCGTAAGTGGCTAGTGGCCTACTTGGCACTGCTAGTCATTTATTCGGCATTGCATCTTGTCCACGTGCGTATTTTTACCAGCATTAACCCCACGGGATACGGCTACTCAACAATCAGTGAGGCCTTCTACTTAATTCGCATGGCGCTGCCACTGATCGTCCTGTTCTTAACCGATGAACTTGATTTTGGGCAAAAGCAATTACGGCTGGTGATTGAGGGTGTTTCCGGACTTTTTTCAGGAACAATTGTGTTATCCAACCTGTTTGTTGTTTCGCTTAAGTCTTACGAAACAGGGACAATTAGTGCCAACATCTTTATGTGGTTCTTCAATCCTAATATTGGCTATTCACACATGGCTTCCAAGGGCTTTTTCAATTTCACCAATATGATTTCTGCCGTTCTGTTTATGCTGCTGCCGCTAATGATGTACTACTTATTTACAGAATTTAATTGGCTGACGATTACCCTCAATGTCGTGCAGGCACTGGCCATGATTGAAATTGGGACTAAGGTGGCCGCAATTGGTTTAATTGGCGGCATTATCATTAGTTGTCTGCTGTTTGCCTTCCATAAATACATTATTAAGGATGTTAAAAAAGGTGGCTGGGCCATCCTAGTCGCCATCTTAATTGAGCTTGGGTCGTTAGTGATTTTACCGTTTGGCCCCGCTATTCAACGCTACAATTACGAAATCTACCTCGCCAAGCAATCCGACCATGACTTAACAGCTGAAACACGCGAACTCAAAGCGGGACTAGCCAAATATCCCCAAGGCAAAAAGCGGGACGACTTTTTACGCAGCTTTATTAAAGAAAACTATCAAGCTTATGCTCTTAATCCCAAGTTTGTCTTCAAGAGTTACCCTTACCAATACGACCCCGAATTTTGGCTAAAAATCATGAACGAACCTGGTCAAACGCGGATGCAAAACCGCCATATTGAACAGGCAATGCTCAATCAGGTTGTTAAAACCAATAACAATCGGTTAGACAAATTTTTCGGTATTTCATATACTCGAGAAAACAATATCTTTAACTTAGAGCGGGACTTTTCGGCACAAATATATGCTCTCGGGTGGCTGGGAATGCTGCTATTTGTTGGTCCTTACCTAGCCGTTCTGGCGTACGGCATTTATCAATGGCTTAAATGCCGCGCAGCACGAACCTATCTTGTCAGTTCTCTTATTCTGGCCAGCCTCTTTGTTTTACTTGCCGCCTTTTCATCCGGCAATGTCCTAGACTTCTTGACCGCTAGCTTCCTACTTGCCTTCATTGACGGCAACTTGCTCAGACAGGTCAAGCATAATTAA
- a CDS encoding LVIS_2131 family protein: MFSWNLLGILLWVVIILYFVFVVQNIRKRRITMIIKKHRRFSWPNFLLDILEVVVLLVGLGAMFTKTILDNPDLEDTSEISSHIVYQPLVMDTGTGNSSYVTINSKKKKMGTQTYTFYRSGKRVKVSSDFATVAYGKNPLDLNAERVPYKVEQLKQMDKKYQKAYVAIYTATYKKIWQNGIGMHAGHNAMTYYLIRIPDASFIKQK, from the coding sequence ATGTTTAGCTGGAATCTACTTGGCATCTTGTTATGGGTAGTTATTATCCTTTATTTTGTATTTGTGGTTCAGAATATTCGCAAGCGGCGGATTACGATGATTATTAAGAAGCATCGCCGCTTTAGTTGGCCCAATTTTTTGCTGGATATTTTAGAAGTTGTTGTTTTGTTAGTTGGACTTGGTGCGATGTTTACCAAGACCATACTCGATAATCCTGACTTAGAGGATACTAGCGAGATTTCTTCACATATTGTTTATCAGCCGCTGGTAATGGATACAGGGACGGGCAACTCGAGCTATGTGACGATTAATTCTAAAAAGAAAAAAATGGGTACGCAAACTTACACATTCTATCGTTCAGGTAAGCGGGTTAAGGTATCCAGTGACTTTGCGACGGTAGCTTACGGGAAGAACCCGCTGGATTTGAATGCTGAGCGGGTACCTTATAAGGTTGAGCAATTAAAGCAAATGGATAAAAAGTACCAGAAGGCTTACGTTGCGATTTATACCGCGACTTATAAGAAAATTTGGCAGAATGGCATTGGGATGCACGCGGGACACAACGCGATGACCTACTATTTGATTAGAATTCCAGATGCATCGTTTATTAAGCAAAAATAA